In Plasmodium reichenowi strain SY57 chromosome 5, whole genome shotgun sequence, the following proteins share a genomic window:
- a CDS encoding ATP-dependent DNA helicase UvrD, putative, with translation MNEDEVGKNISSASVEMKKTKSKSTEILKNILFNNFSEEQQKIIEIPMNVNLCIIACPGSGKTSTLTARIIKSIIEEKKSIVCITFTNYAASDLKDKIMKKINCLIDICVDNNINQKLFNNKNNNNFSLKNKCTLNNTMNKSIIKVLNTVMFIGTIHSFCRYILYKYKGTFKILTDFINTNIIKLAFNNFYSSMMSKTKSTHPGFISILERKGNKGGTKNNDPDKINTDSDKNICGDDNNICGDDNNICGYDNNNNYDNINNDDNINNDDNINNDDNINNDDNINNNNNNYYYNNNCGNYNEAKGIPSQLAYFINCMKNAEIKEDEEKELYEEEHDTQNDILNNDDNNNNNNDDDDDDDEFYNYLYNFKHSYEQTNDYFANEQVESVLKKKNIIFLKKKIKLMKYIELYNIKIEINDVEKMFYEEYKKIFKKAKNIYYDFDDLLIETYRLMKYNSDIRNKILEEWNYVFCDEFQDTNTTQFNILQYFVNHNVPSTFNESIYTSRNSENKDMKDMKDMKDMKDMKDMKDIKDMKDMKDNHYISMSTYKSKQYSHSVQNFFNEHKVDQQLCDQIYFDKHCNNILMQNKNQQSTKKHSQEEEKNKQKTNTFINQQKIKTQTILSYKQDEINSSPSSTYSYVKIEKKKKKYALNQINDTYYNKKNIYRNNEELLDIEKEKTFFNHNCNETKKKKKKLNLKDRSLTVIGDDDQSIYSFRGAHINVFYKFLKDCNCLLFKLNNNFRSTKEIVRVSQNLIINNKTCRIQKQLYTNNVQGNKIQFHAFKTPSDEISYILSEIIYLKKNYNYKYGDFVILCRTNKTLKETLKSLHNVDIKKKAYKYLINKFLNDKQNHLIKQKEYNKNIMENKNTKDVYKNSPIRNHEINIYKNNQKYEEYIKQFHNIFDIDTFKIPIKELNKKKAFFGSKEIIELITFLRFLLNVDDNIIFKKAFKIIKNLKNTKQIIDKLTNCQTNQHLSNILMQHSHDIIQIKTQQNKIHKHERRNKDNLSLFSCVQSITHLFILNKKQTINKESLRLLNIFTENELKNIVDFFFCINYFLKFAAHINSVYYLVIEVLKKTNFLKRLQAKIQKKRDEENKENNIMNETISHERNDNMELHAAQKKCSEKMEGNNYITGNAQNDLKLINKRQTDEHEKLCSHRVIEKRVKLDNQNKENIYDDKKNKDNIYDDKKNKDNIYDDNKNKENIYGDNKNKENIYGDNKNKDNIYGDKKNKDNIYDEVSYTNNLCTTEESCSINVEDKKGNIKKRTFGELIENGKDTKKYMSSDNNNNNNNNSNINSDMLDVNVVNEIRIKKDLELLFNIGDKDLKYNEIQNIFIFLEMTTDYKPNLLQQSCLDCLFCFLNDFKNNVHEKMLVEKVTLTTIHKAKGLEWKVVFIINVTEGEIPQAVDSKQDIIEERKIFYVGITRAKFLLYLLCSVQNNNSEKNTVSRFINEMNI, from the coding sequence ATGAATGAAGATGAGGTGGGTAAAAATATTTCCTCAGCCTCTGTAGAGATGAAAAAAACGAAAAGTAAGAGCACGGAGatcttaaaaaatattttatttaataacTTTTCTGAGgaacaacaaaaaataattgaAATTCCTATGAATGtaaatttatgtattatagCATGTCCAGGATCTGGGAAAACATCTACATTAACAGCgagaattataaaaagtattATCGAAGAAAAGAAGTCTATAGTTTGTATTACATTTACTAATTATGCAGCTAGCgatttaaaagataaaattatgaagaagataaattgtttaatagatatatgtgtagataataatataaatcagaaattatttaataataaaaataataataatttcagtttaaaaaataaatgtactttaaataatacaatGAATAAAAGTATAATTAAAGTACTTAATACTGTGATGTTTATAGGAACTATACATTCTTTTTGTAGATATATCCTTTATAAGTATAAAGGaacttttaaaatattaactgattttattaacaccaatattattaaattagCTTTTAATAACTTTTACTCTTCTATGATGAGCAAGACGAAAAGTACTCACCCTGGATTTATTAGTATCCTTGAAAGGAAGGGTAACAAGGGTGGTACCAAAAATAATGACCCCGATAAAATTAACACGGATAGTGATAAGAATATATGTggtgatgataataatatatgtggtgatgataataatatatgtggttatgataataataataattatgataatattaacaatgatgataatattaataatgatgataatattaataatgatgataatattaataatgatgataatattaataataataataataattattattataataataattgtgGGAATTATAACGAAGCTAAAGGTATACCATCCCAATTAGCTTATTTCATTAATTGTATGAAGAACGCagaaataaaagaagaCGAAGAAAAAGAACTCTATGAAGAAGAGCATGATACACAAAATGATATTCTAAAcaatgatgataataataataataataatgatgatgatgatgatgatgatgagttttataattatttatacaattTTAAACATTCTTATGAACAAACAAATGACTACTTTGCAAATGAACAAGTAGAAAGTGtgttgaaaaaaaaaaatataatattcttaaaaaaaaaaataaaactaatgaaatatatagaattatataatataaaaatagaaattAATGATGTAGAAAAGATGTTTtatgaagaatataaaaaaatatttaagaaagctaaaaatatatattatgattttGATGATTTATTAATTGAGACCTATCGTcttatgaaatataattcagatataagaaataaaatcCTAGAAGAATGGAATTACGTATTTTGTGATGAATTTCAAGATACCAATACAACacaatttaatattttacaatATTTTGTTAATCATAATGTTCCTTCTACTTTTAATGAATCAATATATACATCAAGAAATTCggaaaataaagatatgaAAGATATGAAAGATATGAAAGATATGAAAGATATGAAAGATATGAAAGATATTAAAGATATGAAAGATATGAAAGataatcattatatttctatGTCCACATATAAATCTAAACAATACAGTCACTCTGTTCAAAACTTTTTTAATGAACATAAAGTTGATCAACAACTTTGTgatcaaatatattttgacAAACATTGTAATAACATACTTATGCAAAATAAAAACCAACAATCAACAAAGAAACACTCTcaagaagaagaaaaaaataaacaaaaaacaaatacttttataaatcaacaaaaaataaaaacacaaactatattatcatataaacAAGATGAAATCAACTCATCTCCATCGTCCACATATTCATATgtaaaaatagaaaaaaagaaaaaaaaatacgCTCTTAACCAAATCAACGATacttattataataaaaaaaatatatataggaaCAATGAGGAATTATTAGatatagaaaaagaaaaaacattttttaatcaTAATTGTAatgaaacaaaaaaaaaaaaaaaaaaattgaattTAAAAGATAGAAGTCTAACCGTTATAGGTGATGATGATCAATCCATATATTCTTTTCGTGGTGCTCATATTaatgtattttataaatttttaaaagattgtaattgtttattatttaaattaaataataattttcgAAGTACAAAAGAAATTGTTAGAGTTTCTCAGAatcttattattaataataaaacatgTAGAATACAAAAACAACTCTATACGAATAATGTTCAAGGAAATAAAATTCAATTCCATGCATTCAAAACACCATCTGATGaaatttcttatatattgtccgaaataatttatttaaaaaaaaattataattataaatatggagactttgttattttatgtaGAACGAACAAAACATTAAAAGAAACATTAAAGAGTTTACATAATGTGGATATTAAGAAGAAagcatataaatatttaatcaacaaatttttaaatgataaaCAAAATCATCTcataaaacaaaaagaatacaataaaaatattatggAAAATAAGAACACAAAGgatgtatataaaaattcaCCTATTAGAAACcatgaaataaatatatataaaaataatcaaaaatatgaagaatatatcaaacagtttcataatatatttgatatcgatacttttaaaatacctataaaagaattaaacaaaaaaaaagctTTTTTCGGATCTAAAGAAATTATTGAATTAATTACATTTCTTAggtttttattaaatgtagatgataatatcatatttaaaaaagcttttaaaataataaaaaatttgaaaaatacaaaacaaataataGATAAATTAACAAACTGTCAAACAAATCAACATTTATCCAACATACTAATGCAACATTCTCATGATATTATACAAATCAAAACacaacaaaataaaattcatAAACACGAACGAAGAAACAAGGATAACTTATCTCTTTTTTCATGTGTTCAAAGTATTACTCACTTATTTATTCTAAATAAGAAACaaacaataaataaagaatcATTACGtctattaaatatatttacagAAAACGAATTAAAGAACATTGTagattttttcttttgtattaattatttcttaaaGTTTGCTGCACATATTAATTCTGTCTATTATTTAGTAATAGaagttttaaaaaaaacaaattttCTAAAAAGGTTACAAGCCAAAATACAAAAGAAAAGGGACGAAGAAAATAAGGAAAACAATATTATGAATGAAACCATATCTCACGAAAGGAATGATAACATGGAATTACATGCAGCTCAAAAGAAATGTAGCGAGAAAATGGAAGGAAACAATTATATCACCGGTAATGCACAAAACGATCtgaaattaataaataaaagacAAACGGATGAGCACGAGAAATTGTGTTCTCACCGGGTGATAGAAAAAAGGGTCAAACTGgataatcaaaataaagaaaatatatatgatgataaaaaaaataaggacaatatatatgatgataaaaaaaataaggacaatatatatgatgataataaaaataaagaaaatatatatggtgataataaaaataaagaaaatatatatggtgataataaaaataaggacaatatatatggtgataaaaaaaataaggacaatatatatgatgagGTATCATATACTAATAATTTATGTACAACTGAAGAAAGTTGTTCAATAAATGTTGAAgataaaaaaggaaatatcAAAAAACGTACCTTTGGAGAGCTTATAGAAAACGGTAAGgacacaaaaaaatatatgtctagtgataataataataataataataataatagtaatataaatagtgACATGTTGGATGTAAATGTTGTGAATgaaataagaataaaaaaagatctagaattattatttaatataggagataaagatttaaaatataatgaaatacaaaatatttttatattcttagAAATGACAACTGATTATAAACCAAACTTATTACAACAGTCATGTTTAGAttgtttattttgttttcttaatgattttaaaaataatgtacATGAAAAGATGCTAGTAGAAAAAGTGACCTTAACAACTATACACAAAGCAAAAGGATTGGAATGGAAAgttgtttttattataaatgtaaCAGAAGGAGAAATTCCACAAGCTGTTGATAGTAAACAAGATATTATTGAAGAAAggaaaattttttatgtgGGAATTACTAGAGCCAAATTTTTactatatttattatgttccgttcaaaataataattctgAAAAAAATACTGTTTCAAGGTTTATTAAtgaaatgaatatataa